TGTTCTGAGGGCTCctggctgggaggctgagatggacacCGCGCCCTGGTCCTGCAGCCCCACATGGCTCCCACACCCTGCACCAGGCCAGGCTAGGAGGGTGATTAACACATGTCTGCTCCCCAGCAGAGGACCCATAACCAGAACTGGAATCCGCCCTCACCGCTTGCTGCCAAAACAGTGGGGGCTGAACTGACCTCTCCCCTTTGAGAGAGAAGAACTGTCTGGGAGCTTGACAAAGGCATGCAGGAGAGTACAGGAGCAGCCAGAGCCAGGAGGAAGAGCCTTCACCAAGCAAACAATCCAGAGCGGCTGTGCAAATACCGGGGCATAAAATGAGGCCTCCTGGACCATGAAGTGTGTCCTGAGCTGCATCCCGGAGCCCATGGTAGTCATGGCGGCCAGAGCGCTCTGCATGCTGGGGCTGGTCTTGGCCTTGGCGTCCTCCAGCTCTGCTGAGTACGTGGGCCTGTGTGAGTACCGCTCTGACTGCCCCGGTAGCAGGGTGGGTGGGAAGGGAAAGGATCCAGGATAAGGGGGGATTCTGCATTCATGTAGTAATGGCCACCTGTCACATATACACTTTTTCCTGCGCTAGTCCTATGAAGTGGgtgtttattgttcccatttcacagacaaggaaaccgaggctcagagaaagTTAACAACTTATCTAAGGCAGCTCTGCCTAGTCTGTGTTGAAATCAGGCTTTGAGCCTGAGCCCATCCCCTATGACCCCATAGCCAT
The Piliocolobus tephrosceles isolate RC106 chromosome 19, ASM277652v3, whole genome shotgun sequence genome window above contains:
- the TFF3 gene encoding LOW QUALITY PROTEIN: trefoil factor 3 (The sequence of the model RefSeq protein was modified relative to this genomic sequence to represent the inferred CDS: deleted 1 base in 1 codon) translates to MQESTGAARARRKSLHQANNPERLCKYRGINEASWTMKCVLSCIPEPMVVMAARALCMLGLVLALASSSSAEYVGLSANQCAVPAKDRVDCGYPQVTHEQCNNRGCCFDSSIPEVPWCFKPLQEQGVNTSTLPYPLPDSFLLCP